The window CACCGCCTACGGTCAGTTCCCTGAGGACGAGGTAGAGCAGGACAGGCTCCCCGTGACCAAGCGGGTCAACTCCGTGGTTACGTTGACCCTCCCCAGCGGCGAAGGCTACCGGGATCCCAGCTGCCTCAGTCCGGCCAGCAGCGTCTCGTCCCGCAGTTGCCAGTCGGAAGCTTCGTCCTACGAGTCGAGCTTCTCGTACAACTACGACCAATCGCCGCAAAACTCTCCCTGGCAATCGCCTACGGTGTCCCCCAAGGGTTCCACCCTGGCCCTGCCCAGCAGTTCACCGCGCCACTCCCCGTCCACGTCACCCAGCACCGGCGTGACGGATGACCCCTTTATCGGCCGGGGTAGCTCTCGGCCTAACTCCCCTTGTGGTGCCAAGAGGAAGTACAGCTTCAACGGTGGCGGCACGGCGCACAAGCACTACCAGCACACGCCCATCCACTCCCCGGGGCCATCGCCCCAAACCTCGCCTCGCCTCAGCGTCACAGAGGAGTCCTGGCTTGCCAACACCAACCAATACACCAACTCCGCCATCTTGGCGGCGATCAATGCCCTGAGCACGGACGGCGTGGCTGACCTGGTGGAAGGCATCCCCATGAAAGCCCGTCGGACCAGCCTCGACCACAGCCCCACCGTCAGCCTCAAGCTGGAACCCGGCGGCGAAGAGCTGCTCCCCGGGGAGCTCTGTCGTGACGAACACCCCTCCAACCGCCTGAAAAAGGAGGCGTACTGCGGAGGTTTTCTTGACGTGCCTCAGCACCAGTACTCCTGGTCCAAACCCAAGCAGTTTGTCAGGTACACAAACAAAGCAAAGGTCAGCGTGTTGAATCCATTGACCATAACTTGTTGTCTTTTTCTAGCCCATCTCTGCCGGCCTTGGACTGGCAATTGCCGTCCAGCTCCGGACCGTACAGCCTTCAGATCGAAGTGCAGCCCAAGTCCCACCACCGGGCCCACTATGAGACTGAAGGCAGCAGGGGGGCAGTGAAGGCTCTGGGCGGAGGACACCCCATTGTACAGGTTTGGAACCACTATTTTTTGGGCCAGGGGTTTTTAGTTTGAAGtctctagcaatttttattttatgacgTTTTTGCACCAAAATGTTATAGATTATTctttgccctgccctgccccgccCAAAAATTCTAGAGAACTGTGAAGACAGAACATATCTTCCCCGGTGTAACGTAGTTCACGGGTTGCTGTGGCGAcgtgacccacacacacacacaacgtgtCCATCAAACTGGGCGACCTCGCCCCTTTTCACCCCCCCTCACCTGCTTTGTCGCCGGTGTGTCAAAATGCGGCGGCAAGCTATTTCAAGATGTCACATTTCTGAATGGGATACGCTATTAGGCCGGCCGGTGGCTTCCTGTCCAGACGAAAGTGACTCACTGCTTTTTCCATTGCGTCCGACATGGCTGCTgcgtgcacatacacacacggcgTGATGGAGACCTGCAACAGCTtagtcacattaaaaaaatcagCGTGTTATGTTCTGCTGCCTCAAACTTCTGACCTCAGATCGGTCAAATATAGAATTGATCGTAAAATCACACATCGCAACTGAGGATGTTTGTGATTTTAAAGAGCGGAGGTGATAACGATTTAAGGACATGAGGCCGTGAAGGAGAGAGTGTCTTctcacttcaaaaaaaaaaaaaaaggctaaatgccgttgcccccccccccttcctcatcCCCTCCTTTTCCGCCGCCGCACAGACGTGTCTTTGTTTAGGAAAGTTTTCCCGTGTGCAATGGCTGACATCATCGCGGCGCAACCACACACGTTTCTGGCAGGCGGCTCGGGCCGTGTCGGAGGGAGCCTCAAACAAGgcgcccccgccccctcccttttcATTACACAGTAgacaagccacttctgaagccccccccccttccatctTCCTTGGTTTATTCTGGAACATTCTGCTGTGGTTCCCTTTTCCAAAATCCAAGCGGGCAGCGTGGgctgttttttgttcttttctgaTGCCCGCCACAACCGCGCACGCCGCCCACCCGTACGTCGGCACAAACTCGACAACGGTACATATTCAAACCTCAAAGACCATTTCGAGTCTTTCGTAACCATCGTTGACAATTTAATTTTCTGCTTGTCATTTTGGTAAACGCCAAACGAGACCATTTACGGTCTTTGATGAAACAAAGTTTTTGTAAACACCATGTAAAGTCTTGAATCCACCAAATGTAGGTTTTCATAAATATGGCCGATCAAATGTTTTGGCAActtgaataaaaatgaaaattttgTAAACTGCAAATAATTAGAAACTTCAATGAATCGAGCGCAAATTTCGTCCACGTTTGGTAAAGATCCAAGACGGTCTCGTGTCGGGGGTCATGTGATCCAAGATGGTCTCGTGTCGGGGGTCATGTGTCATTTTGCTCAATAAATTTCCTTTGAAAATAACAGCCCGGGTCCACTTGATTCCATTTAGTCAACAAACATCATGTGACGTGAAAAGTGTGAGCCAATGCTCGGATTGTTTtgatctgcccccccccccccctccccttcctgctCCGGCCTCCTTCCTCGTCGGTGCCTTGAGCTGCCGGAGTCTCGGCATTCCTCTGGTGGGCGATAATGCGAACTCGTCGGGAGGGGCCTTAAACTTCTAACCGACCTTTAATTGCCTCGGCCGTCAGCTGGGTCGTACGTTTGCGCTTTTGGTTTTGGGCGGACGGCAACAGAAAAttatttaaaccaaaactagctcatttatttagttatttttaaaTCTTATTAAAATTATAGAATGAATTAGCCATTACAATTCTAAGTTatctttcatttatttaatttttaaaatcctttacagtaaaatgtaaaaaaaaaaaatagtgttgcTCCTCCTTTTAggttatttaattaattaatattcaTAATTAATGTGCAATGTGGAGAGAGCCGGAGACCTCGCTTGACACCGCGCTTAAGTAAACACCATTGCTAGGCAACGTCCCGTTTCcttacacaaacatacacacacacacacacacttgagatTTGAGCGGGATCCTCCTGCTAATCACATGTTGCTAAGTGAAAAGTCCATTCCAGCCTTTCCCCCCTCGTGGCAGCCGGCTTGTAATTAGACGAGGCGCTCGCTCGTCTTACTCCGCTCACCtccctgcattttttttctctgttgccTTCATTTCATGGCTAGAAACTTTGAGTCCCTTTGGTAGTTGTTGTTTTGGGCTGCGTGCCTGTTGCATGTGGGTCTTGCTGGTCCCAGTGATGGGAggggcttggggggggggtgtctgtcAAGTCTACCGCACGGAGGTCTGGAACTACTTTGGCCCCGCGGTAGCAGCAACATACGTCTTCATCCTGTCGAGGTTTTCAGCGATAAAGATCTGAGTAGCGTCAACATTCGGGACCCCTGCTTTGAAAGCCTAATTTGAAACTCGAAGGTTTAATTGGCAAATATTTGTATCGTCTTTGTGCTCAGCTGCACGGCTACGTGTCCAAGGAGCCGCTGACGTTGCAGCTATTTATCGGCACGGCGGACGAACGCCTGCTACGGCCGCACGCCTTCTACCAGGTGCACCGCATCACCGGCAAGACCGTGTCCACGCCCAGCCACGAGGCCGTCTGCAACAACAACACCAAAGTTCTCGAGATCCCTCTCCTGCCCGACAACAACATGCGAGCCATGTCAGTAGCACGCACTACCGTACACAATCCTGATCCACGCGCGGCAACGCTACATACTAGCATGCCTGACCTTGTCATGATTTAGTCCATGTGTGCTATGTGAAGCAACGGGCCAAGCTCCAAACGCTAATCCGAAACACCAACCCTCTATTTGATTGCATATATGATTATTTTTTGGCCGGTCAGCATTTTGAATTTAACCGATTTGTCATTGTGTTGCTTGCAGGATCGACTGCGCCGGGATTCTGAAACTGCGCAATTCGGACATCGAGCTGCGTAAGGGCGAGACTGACATCGGCCGCAAGAACACACGTGTGCGGATGGTGTTCCGGGTCCACATCGGACAGGCCGGCGGCAGGACCGTCTCCCTTCAGGCTGCCTCCAACCCAATCGAGTGCTGTGAGTGGCACATTGATTCATTACAAATGATACAGAATTGCGGAATGGTATAAATGTGGCGCGTTTGGGagtgagaggaagaaaaaaaagcagaaggcAAGCAGGCAGGGGGGAGTcagaaggtaaaaaaaagagGAGTGAAGTCATGCCGAGGGAAAATATTCCTGGAGTAAATATTTAGGCGCAAACATCCATCATTTTACAGAACACACAAACGCTCGCTGACATTGGGATGCTCGGGCCAAACGGGGAACGGGTGTGCGTCTGCGTCTCATAAACTCAGTAGTGTGTCAGAGAGATATTCGCTGCAACCCAAACGCTCTCACGTGTGACTCAGCGAAGCACAACAGACTATTTCAGTCATCTGGAATCTTCTCTGGACTGCCTACCTCTCATGCTAACCTGATGCTGTCTCGCATCCAGCCCAGAGGTCGGCCCAAGAGCTGCCCCTGGTAGACAAGCAGAACCTGGAGACCAGCGCTGCCCCCGGAGGCCAAACCATGAAATTGGATGGGCACAACTTCCAGGCTGACTCTAAGGTGGTGTTTGTGGAGAAGGCTCAAGGTGagtgcatgtctgtgtgtgtgtgtgtctccccTGGAGAAACCCCAGGACTCACCTCCCTTCAGAATCTCTTCCATCCTTGCCAGAGTGCCACATGTGGTGCACATTAATGCGCTGTATTTTTAACCCAGCACATTTACATTTGCACAACTTTCCATTGCCTTCTTCagcagggtgtgtgtgtgtgtgtgtgtgtgtgtgtgtgtgcgcatttcTGACTGGGAGCTATTTGGGTTTGGAGGGAGGTAAGGAGCGAGACACagagaaagagggagggaggaggtggCGCTTGGTTTACAAACAGCAATTTTCTTGATTGGCCTCGGCGGGATAAAAACGTGACGTTTGGGCCTGGTGAGGCTCACGTGTGCTTCCAAAAACAAGGGAAGCCTTTTCATTGTTTGAgtgaagaaggaaggaagggaggaaggaagggttATCCCCGCATTTTTCGCTAATTGCGTCTCCGTGTCGAAAGTGCGATAACAGGATGACATTGACAAAAGATAAACGAGTGAAGGGAAAATATAAATACTCGCTCGTCCATTATGCAATTAGCAACTCTAAAGTACATTTTAGGCTCTTGGTTCTTTGAGGGTGTACCTAATCAAATGGCTATATGGGAGTCATTTCCTAAACACGAGGCGGGCTGCCCTCTGGACCCCCGGTCAGACCAAACTCCGCCTCCTTGACGAGGGTTTCCCCGCTTTTGTCGCATTCCATGGAAACACCCCGCGGCCCACGTGCGCCTCCACCTTTCCATCCTTTCACGCGGCCGTCCAAGTCGTGTCCTCACAACGTGACAAAGCCGCTTGGCTCTCCTCTTGTCTTCTTCTTATATCATTCACAGGCAGGATTTTCCTTTGCCACAAAAAAGTTTCCCCCTGCAAGTTACACACGTAGGCAGGATGGGTCGCCCTCGACGGACTGCCAACACACAAAAACCATCAATTGTTTAGTTTTGGGCTTGAGAAGCCAATAATCTTCACTGCGTTTCCACTCGGATGACAAACAACGGtccaaatgtgtgtgcgtgtgcatgttgaTGACTCACACGAGAGGAAAGCCCTGCTTTCCCCTTTAAGGACCTCGTGGATGTTTCCAATCGAGTTTAAAAGCGGTAATTTGATTAAGTACATGAGCCAACCTGAACACAACTGTGTTTTTATTAATGTCTATATTGGCCACGAAAGAGCTAACGCTAattgacaaaatggctgctcgTAATCCATCTCATGTTCTCCCACCTGCTCACGTGCACCTGCAAAGCGCCACGTTGTCACCCACGATAGCATCAACCGGACCAGATTTTCTCAACCTGTAATCTAAAACGCCGTCCGTCTCTTCTCCCCCGAGCTGCCTTTGGGATGCCGAAACCCGATAAGCGACCCCATTTGGGAAATTACTCCTTTTTCGGCCCACGTCGGGATTTGTTGGGCGGTGTCGGGTTCTGCCGGAGGATTTGTTAAGGCGTTGAGGCGAACAATTAAATGGAGTGGGGCGAAAAATGGAAGATTATGGGATTAGCAGAACGTCTGTAAATAAAGCAAAGCCTGTTGACTATTCATGTTAAATGATGCTAACGATTAGCCTTTAGTTTATTTTGCCGCAACTTCTGTCTTTCTGTTTTATTATTCTTGGGTGCCAGGCCGTTCGGTCAAAGCGGACTTGAGCGCGGTGGGTCGTTCTGCTTTTTTGCTGAACCTCCGCTTGAAGTCGCCGTTTTGCGGAACCGTGTTATGTTGCCTTAGAAACAGTTCAGGCCTCAAGAGGTTGCTCCGGTGAAGGTTAACGCACCCTTTGGGGATCCAGAGATGGTATGGGTTAATTTATGGCCTACCCCAAGAGATCTTTTCTGCGGCAAGGAAGAAGCAAGACAAGGCTTCCTTTTGAGctcatgtgtttgtgtttactgTAGCTCACCACCCGGATGCCGTCAACTCGAGGCACCAAAGTGCCTCCACCCACAACCCAATTAGTCAGTCGGCACAGGGGCTCGTTTGAGTCCACAGTGACACGTCACTTTACTGTACGCTATTGTGCATCCGAGCTCCAGGGCGAAGGGCGCTGGGTTTATTTGAGAGAAGGGAAGAAAGGGGGGGAGGGGCGGTGTTGAAGTTGGGATAATATTGGATCCCGTCCAGCACGGTGGGCCGGAGAGCTGAGAACCATATTGTGCTCTGAGGAAAAGGGGGGGGCTGCTTCTGGATCAGCTCAGACCCAACAGATGTTGCCCTCTTGCTCCGGAACATTCTGCGGTTATCAAATCCAGTCTGCGGTTATCAAACAATTCTTATTGCCGTGCAAAAACGTGGACCCCCTGCTGGGCGACGTTTTTCAAGACTGAACTCTGATCCGAGGACAAAGGAAGTACACCGTTGAGTTTTTAAAACCGCAAAGGGGTTCTGGCATTGAGATACTTTGCTTGTTAGTATCCGGGGGGTCTTCGTCTGAGGAGGAGATGGTTCACCAGTGAGGTCACACGAGCAGCTGGAAGTCCAATTTGCGCTTGGGAACTTAGCGGGAATGCGCCGGGCTTCTCCGACGGCATGCTGTCGGTGGCGACCCGCGCCACCTCCGACTCTCAACCCGGGAATCGAAAAAATTGAGAAATGTGTTTACGCAACACCGAGAGCAGTTTGAAATATCGTGAGGCGAATACTGGAAAACTCCTCGACGTGCCGCCGAGCAGATTCCAGGCCTTGCGTGTCGGAGGCGACTTTCCAGACGCAGCGGGCTAATGAGCTCGCCAGCTGCCGTCGGGATTCCACGCGCGTTGACTCGTCAAGGCCCCGCATGAGATGTCGCTCATCTCCTTGGAATGACTCAGGGCTATTTtttggggagaggggggggcatCCGATTTCTTGCTCCCCCCCGAGGGGACATGAGCTAACGTGGGTCAGACGACGTGACGTCGCCGGCCTGCTGCTTTCTCCATCAGTGATGTAACAGATGATGAACGCGCCGCTTCTTCCACTTCTTCATATCACATTTTCccccattttgattttttttttctttgcagacgGGCATCACATATGGGAGACCGAAGCCAAAGTGGACCGAGATGCCTCCAAGCATGTAAGTTGAGCCCTTGCGGACAGAATCGTCACAAACGCGTCTCTCCGTTTCCTGCTCGTGACCCGTTTCTGCCAAACCGGTCCCACTCAGCTTGCTGTCAGTGTTGACCTCAGACAGGTCATCAGCCACTTGATTAGGTACACATGAGATCCAATTCAAACCAGACCAGTTTTGCTGCTCTCCTTTTTTCCTGCTTAGCGGAGACTCCCACATTATAGAAAGTGCCCGAAGACTTAGCACCGTGTTGCGCAATAGTTGAGTCGCCCGCACGCTGCATTTGTTGTGATTGACTTCTTCCAATGACAACTTGATTGTTTTTATGAAATCAAAATTCAACAGATGAATTGTGAACGGGATGAAACTTACATTCTGGATTTTGGCCCAAAATGGCAGCTTTAGGTCAAACATGGCTGATTTCCAGGCATGGGTCCttgacaattattatttttgtctttcagaacaCACTCCTGGTGGAAATCCCGCCTTACCGCAACCAGCATCTCTCCACGCCGGCACATGTCAACTTTTACGTCTGCAACGGCAAGCGGAAACGGAGTCAGTACCAGCGCTTCACTTACGTGCCTTCCACAGGTAAACACCACGGGTGGGCTCAGTCGAGAATGACTCGGATCAGGCGTCCGCTACAAAAAAATTTGTTTCTCATTCCCACTGGACGTGGCGGAAGCCGACGGCACCCAAAGAAAACAATCATCTGTTAGAATGTTTCTGAGTCATCTCACACAAGGGCTCATTGATCATGTTTGTTTAGGTCTCCTAGCCACAGGCCCACTCACGTAAAAATGCGCTGACTCACGTCCGCCGTCCTCTTCTGCTCAGTGCCGACCATCAAAAGCGAGCCCCGGGACGACTACGACGCCCCTCTGCTGCGGCCCGGCCTCTCGGGGCACCCCAAGACCTACTTCCCGCCTCAGCTGACGTACGGCCAGCAAAGATCAGCGGCCGAGCCCAACTCGGGCTCCTCGCCGAGCACCAGCCCCAAACTCCACGACTTGTCGCCGCCTCGGCTGCCTCCGCCTTTCCCCGTGCCCCACGTCTCCATCATCCAAGAGACCCCCGGCCGCTTTCAGCCGCCGTCCCAGCCGTCCACGCCCGAGGCGCCGTTCTCCCCCGGTGGCAGCCCTACCAAAGGGCCGGAGAGCCCCCGGACGTTGGGCGTCAACATCAAGCAGGAGCCGCAGGAGCTGGACCAGATGTACCTTGATGATggtgagtcttgttttttttgtccttgctGTCTTGTTTGACGTCCAACTCATgtaatgatgatgtcacactGGGTGCCGCCGTGACGATAATGAAGTTTTCAAGTGGTCCATAACGTCATTAAACCCTCGGGTGCTCAGGTATAACCTTTCGCTTCTGGAGTGGAGCTCGTTAAGTTGAAAGTCTGACGCGGGCGCCCGTTTCAAACTGCAATGTGTTATTTCGCTTAGTTTTTGGAGGGCTGCATGTGTTTTGCGGCCGTGATGTTTTTACAGCTCGGCCCGTACCTTTGGGGCCTTGTAAAAGCCACGAACACTTAGGTGGAACTGCAAAAGAAGTCGCAATTATGTTTATGACAGCTCAAAGAGTTTCGAAGGATTTCAATATGAGTGACTCAGCACAATCTGAGAATATGATCAAATTTAATATGCAATTAAATAATTAGGCGAAGGCCAGTACTGATACCAGGCATCAGCGTTGATCCGATACAAGACTAATTTGAAGGTATCAAGTACTCGTCGAGGGTACCGATACCAGCCACAAATACTTTAGGTCATAGAAACTCAATTCTGATAATAAGGCCTCTTATTTTGTCgcccactagagggagccaaaaTACCAGCCTTTTCAAAAACTCCACACATCCTGACCAATCAGCGGCACTGCTAAAATGATTGACGCCAACTCCCAATGATTAACTCCCAAGGCTGCCTACTTATGACAGTCCATGATAAACAATCATCTGG of the Syngnathus typhle isolate RoL2023-S1 ecotype Sweden linkage group LG20, RoL_Styp_1.0, whole genome shotgun sequence genome contains:
- the nfatc1 gene encoding nuclear factor of activated T-cells, cytoplasmic 1 — translated: MILGFKKEMMKSAEEDAYGYTPNVSLSLPLGNPCLTPQYLSLQTSPVISISEAHVFDGQDDLSAAGYYPVRPNGAPALESPRIEITAYGQFPEDEVEQDRLPVTKRVNSVVTLTLPSGEGYRDPSCLSPASSVSSRSCQSEASSYESSFSYNYDQSPQNSPWQSPTVSPKGSTLALPSSSPRHSPSTSPSTGVTDDPFIGRGSSRPNSPCGAKRKYSFNGGGTAHKHYQHTPIHSPGPSPQTSPRLSVTEESWLANTNQYTNSAILAAINALSTDGVADLVEGIPMKARRTSLDHSPTVSLKLEPGGEELLPGELCRDEHPSNRLKKEAYCGGFLDVPQHQYSWSKPKQFVSPSLPALDWQLPSSSGPYSLQIEVQPKSHHRAHYETEGSRGAVKALGGGHPIVQLHGYVSKEPLTLQLFIGTADERLLRPHAFYQVHRITGKTVSTPSHEAVCNNNTKVLEIPLLPDNNMRAMIDCAGILKLRNSDIELRKGETDIGRKNTRVRMVFRVHIGQAGGRTVSLQAASNPIECSQRSAQELPLVDKQNLETSAAPGGQTMKLDGHNFQADSKVVFVEKAQDGHHIWETEAKVDRDASKHNTLLVEIPPYRNQHLSTPAHVNFYVCNGKRKRSQYQRFTYVPSTVPTIKSEPRDDYDAPLLRPGLSGHPKTYFPPQLTYGQQRSAAEPNSGSSPSTSPKLHDLSPPRLPPPFPVPHVSIIQETPGRFQPPSQPSTPEAPFSPGGSPTKGPESPRTLGVNIKQEPQELDQMYLDDVNEIIRNDLSSISVHSHA